A window from Mangifera indica cultivar Alphonso chromosome 2, CATAS_Mindica_2.1, whole genome shotgun sequence encodes these proteins:
- the LOC123208428 gene encoding kinesin-like protein KIN-14G yields MATEQVLSLSVASVVEDILQQHNTRSRPIDLASRKTEEASLRRYEAAGWLRKTVGVVGGKEFPAQPSEEEFRLGLRSGIILCTALNKIHPGAVSKVVEGPCDADDIPDGAALSAFQYFENVRNFLVAAAELGVPAFEASDFEEGGKSARIVNCVLALKSYDEWKQSGARGSWKYSGNFKPSSFTGKSFMRKNSEPFKNSFSRTSSIGEKFLESEQSSNGDLGFYLNEAGSSRNLNVLVRSVLSDKKQEEIPMVVESMLSKVMEEIERRVASQNELMKGALKDMEASCLNNSLSSTINTDIEMETTSKDMEASCPNNSLSRTNNTDMEMETASKHMEASCPNNSLSRTNNTDTEMDGEFSINEKKDEEGNHDEKSEIQHLKQCMLVEQQQRNLQELKKTLHIAKAGMQQLQMKYLEDFSSLGKQLHGLAYAASGYRKVLEENRKLYNQVQDLKGNIRVYCRVRPFLNGQENRMSTVDNIEEGNITITTQLKYGKEGRKTFSFNKVFGPAATQVEVFSDTQALIRSVLDGYNICIFAYGQTGSGKTYTMTGPKELTEEGLGVNFRSLSDLFLIADQRKDTIRYDISVQMLEIYNEQVKDLLTTDGQNKRLEIRNSSQNGINVPDANLVSVSTTSDVINLMELGHKNRSVGATAMNDRSSRSHSCVTVHIQGRDLTSGNILRGSMHLVDLAGSERVDKSEVTGDRLKEAQHINKSLAALGDVIASLAQKNSHVPYRNSKLTQLLQDSLGGQAKTLMFVHISPEPEALVETISTLKFAERVATVELGTARVNKETKEVKELKEQIASLKAALARKEETEHLQYTRPNTPERSSVKSSGSSPSLSSCYSLGDIYNNLRQPVEDGSNMQVRNQDAKLRRKSLDPQLLASSLPWPSVGIPVLSEKDDEKEFTSGEWVDKVMVNKHDFLVSDDNLLGQCEVDNREQPESLYHDPAKIYPEQPVNRSTVNKKDSQDSVQKSRYEIATTDESDHEAAASDCSESDLLWQCNIPRVVSTTPKGLSTKTKKNPTKSVTKLTETRSLIPSLIPSPPTRRLSTGNAPSLQKSGRQPVLVDGKRKMRPAK; encoded by the exons ATGGCAACAGAACAGGTTTTGTCACTCTCTGTTGCTTCTGTTGTGGAGGACATTCTTCAACAACATAATACAAGATCGAGGCCTATTGATTTGGCTTCAAGGAAAACTGAAGAGGCTT CCTTAAGAAGATATGAAGCAGCAGGGTGGCTGCGAAAGACGGTTGGAGTTGTTGGTGGTAAAGAATTTCCGGCACAGCCTTCAGAAGAAGAATTTAGGCTTGGATTGAGAAGTGGAATAATCCTTTGCACTGCCCTCAACAAGATTCATCCTGGAGCTGTATCAAAG GTGGTAGAGGGTCCTTGTGATGCTGACGATATTCCTGATGGGGCAGCTCTATCTGCATTCCAGTACTTCGAAAATGTCAGAAACTTCCTTGTAGCGGCAGCAGAATTGGGGGTTCCAGCATTTGAAGCCTCTGATTTTGAAGAG GGGGGGAAATCTGCAAGGATAGTGAACTGTGTTCTAGCCCTTAAGTCATACGATGAATGGAAGCAAAGTGGTGCACGAGGGTCATGGAAATATTCAGGGAATTTCAAACCTTCAAGCTTTACTGGGAAATCATTCATGCGGAAAAATTCAGAACCATTCAAGAATTCCTTTTCGAGGACCTCATCAATCGGTGAGAAGTTTCTAGAGAGTGAGCAGTCTTCAAATGGTGATCTTGGTTTTTACCTCAATGAAGCA GGATCCTCTCGCAACCTAAATGTTTTAGTCCGCTCAGTTCTTTCAGataagaaacaagaagaaattccAATG GTTGTGGAATCTATGCTATCTAAAGTCATGGAGGAGATTGAGCGTCGTGTGGCAAGCCAAAATGAGCTG ATGAAAGGAGCTTTAAAAGATATGGAAGCATCTTGTCTCAACAACTCTCTTTCAAGCACTATTAACACTGATATAGAG ATGGAAACAACTTCAAAAGATATGGAAGCATCTTGTCCCAATAACTCTCTTTCAAGAACTAATAACACTGACATGGAG ATGGAGACAGCTTCAAAACATATGGAAGCATCTTGTCCCAACAACTCTCTTTCAAGAACTAATAACACTGATACGGAG ATGGATGGTGAGTTTTCCATCAATGAAAAGAAGGATGAAGAGGGAAATCATGATGAAAAATCAGAAATTCAACATTTGAAACAATGCATGTTGGTTGAGCAACAACAAAGGAATCTCCAG GAATTGAAAAAAACTCTACACATTGCAAAAGCAGGAATGCAACAATTGCAAATGAAGTACTTGGAAGATTTCAGTTCTTTAG GTAAACAATTGCATGGTCTAGCCTATGCTGCTTCAGGGTATCGGAAAGTACTTGAAGAAAACCGCAAGTTATACAATCAAGTGCAAGACCTAAAAG gTAATATTAGGGTGTATTGTCGGGTCCGGCCATTTTTGAATGGACAAGAGAACCGTATGAGTACTGTGGATAACATTGAGGAAGGGAATATAACAATTACCACCCAACTAAAGTATGGAAAAGAGGGACGGAAAACATTTAGTTTCAACAAAGTATTTGGACCTGCTGCAACTCAAG TGGAGGTATTTTCAGATACTCAAGCTCTGATTAGGTCTGTTCTTGATGGTTACAATATTTGCATATTTGCCTATGGCCAAACAGGATCAGGAAAAACTTACACTATG ACTGGACCAAAAGAGCTGACTGAGGAAGGTCTAGGTGTAAATTTTAGGTCATTGAGTGATCTATTTCTCATCGCAGATCAGAGAAAAGACACCATTAGATATGATATTTCTGTGCAAATGCTTGAAATCTACAATGAGCAAGTTAAGGATCTACTTACGACAGATGGTCAAAACAAACG ATTAGAAATTCGTAACAGTTCTCAAAATGGAATTAATGTGCCAGATGCAAACCTTGTATCTGTATCAACAACTTCTGATGTTATAAATTTGATGGAACTTGGGCACAAGAACCGCTCGGTAGGAGCTACAGCGATGAACGATAGGAGTAGTCGATCTCATAG CTGTGTGACGGTTCACATTCAAGGTAGAGACCTGACATCTGGAAATATTCTTCGTGGTTCCATGCATCTTGTTGATCTTGCAGGGAGTGAAAGAGTTGACAAGTCAGAGGTGACAGGAGATAGATTAAAGGAGGCTCAACATATCAACAAATCTCTTGCTGCCCTGGGAGATGTGATTGCCTCTCTTGCTCAAAAGAATTCTCATGTTCCCTATAGAAACAGTAAACTTACTCAACTGCTGCAGGATTCACTGG gAGGGCAAGCAAAGACACTCATGTTTGTTCACATTAGTCCGGAGCCTGAGGCCCTTGTTGAAACAATTAGTACACTCAAATTTGCTGAAAGGGTTGCCACTGTTGAACTTGGTACCGCTCGAGTTAACAAAGAGACTAAAGAAGTGAAAGAGCTTAAAGAACAG ATAGCTAGTCTTAAGGCAGCCTTAGCAAGGAAGGAAGAGACAGAGCATCTTCAATATACTCGACCTAACACCCCTGAAAGATCCAGTGTGAAGTCTAGCGGGtcttctccttctctttctAGCTGTTACAGTTTAGGAGACATCTACAACAATCTTAGGCAACCAGTGGAGGATGGCAGTAACATGCAG GTCCGGAACCAAGATGCAAAACTGAGAAGGAAAAGCCTAGATCCCCAATTGCTTGCAAGTTCACTGCCTTGGCCATCAGTTGGAATTCCTGTACTAAGTGAAAAGGATGACGAAAAGGAATTCACTTCTGGTGAATGGGTTGATAAAGTCATGGTGAACAAACATGACTTTTTAGTTAGCGATGATAACTTGCTAGGACAGTGTGAAGTAGACAACAGAGAGCAACCTGAAAGTTTATATCATGATCCAGCAAAGATATATCCGGAACAACCTGTGAATAGATCAACAGTAAACAAAAAGGATAGTCAAGATTCTGTGCAGAAGAGTCGGTATGAGATTGCTACCACCGATGAATCTGATCACGAGGCTGCGGCAAGTGATTGTTCAGAGTCAGACTTGCTTTGGCAATGCAATATTCCTAGAGTAGTTTCAACTACTCCTAAAGGACTCAGCactaaaacaaagaaaaatcccACCAAATCTGTAACAAAGCTTACAGAAACAAG GAGTTTAATTCCATCGTTAATTCCCTCGCCACCAACCCGGAGACTATCCACTGGGAATGCTCCATCCTTGCAGAAGTCTGGAAGGCAGCCAGTTCTTGTTGATGGGAAGCGAAAAATGCGACCTGCTAAGTGA